The following proteins are co-located in the Tamandua tetradactyla isolate mTamTet1 chromosome 21, mTamTet1.pri, whole genome shotgun sequence genome:
- the LOC143665181 gene encoding endogenous retrovirus group K member 113 Gag polyprotein-like, which produces MGQSESSPLLAPLMTLLKQRGLSVKKSSLLRFLDDVTVFAPWFAQTGSLSLPSWIKLGHDIDRARRTGLCLDPILVPVWETVRACLEAEAATGLSPSLVLQQARGALRETQSVSSADGSCKGEPPIRKRPESSDSSDTSDSESDDDQNEGVDEPPLIDWEKPPASPTQPSAPPMSTRRFSASGHSDPAKKPHRGLPLVAESGCTGPPLHSPEFPGSWVGEGQPQLYPPPAYAGPQDSISLSSGKRHFWKWTPSFTFRPFGVLGGYQPLKSEPDSEMYPVIINPQGGNQHESYDYKVLRELRQAVHQYGPNAPFTLNLVENLATLNHTPADIYQLARACLPPGRYIDWKAWFEELAEEQAAKNAAVRRGAWNADMLLGKGPHSQNQTGFPIEVYGQIFRCFIGAWKKLTSQGEAQASLSNIHQGPTEPFVEFVARMQNTAERIFTDPGIAETVVKQMIFEQCNKDCKVILVQNKGKSLTDWVRLCRDAGSPLTSTTLAAMLASSLRVNAEQAKNAGARQKGCFQCGKPGHIKRNCPNMSQLTHTQQVAKLCGRCRKGPHRAEDCRSAFDANGKRLSGCPEQAPKNGQRGSAFPVDPLAGNTMMQHQSKSVPPMSQQDWTSVPPPHSY; this is translated from the coding sequence ATGGGGCAGTCCGAAAGCTCACCCCTGTTAGCTCCGCTAATGACCCTCTTGAAACAGCGGGGCCTCTCAGTTAAGAAAAGTTCTCTCCTAAGGTTCCTTGATGATGTTACAGTTTTTGCCCCCTGGTTCGCCCAGACTGGGAGCCTTAGTTTGCCCTCCTGGATAAAGCTTGGCCACGACATAGACCgagcgcgccggacgggcctatgTCTGGACCCAATCCTAGTTCCCGTTTGGGAAACTGTTCGCgcttgtcttgaggcagaggcTGCCACGGGCCTCAGCCCGTCCCTCGTCCTGCAGCAGGCACGGGGCGCGCTTCGGGAAACTCaatcagtttcgtctgcggatgGCTCCTGTAAAGGGGAGCCGCCAATCCGTAAACGGCCAGAGTCCAGcgatagttcagacacctctgactctgaGTCGGATGATGATCAGAATGAGGGTGTAGACGAACCTCCGCTAATCGATTGGGAGAAGCCCCCTGCCTCACCCACGCAGCCCTCTGCCCCGCCAATGAGTACGCGGCGGTTTTCGGCGAGTGGTCACAGCGATCCCGCCAAAAAACCTCACCGAGGGCTCCccctggtggccgaatcaggctGCACTGGCCCGCCCTTGCACAGCCCAGAGTTCCCTGGAAGCTGGGTAGGGGAGGGGCAGCCACAGCTGTATCCCCCacctgcgtacgcaggccctcaggACTCCATCTCATTAAGCAGTGGTAaaaggcatttctggaaatggaccCCTTCATTTACCTTTAGACCTTTCGGAGTTCTAGGCGGATACCAGCCGCTTAAATCAGAACCAGACTCAGAAATGTAtccggttattatcaatccccaaggtggTAATCAGCATGAATCCTATGATTATAAAGTTCTGAGGGAATTGAGGCAAGCCGTCCATCAATATGgccccaatgctccttttacGTTAAATTTAGTTGAAAATCTTGCCACCCTAAACCACACGCCCGCAGATATATACCAGCTAGCCCGTGCTTGTTTGCCACCGGGTCGGTATATAGACTGGAAGGCCTGGTTTGAAGAGCTAGCTGAAGAGCAAGCCGCGAAAAACGCCGCGGTTAGACGTGGCGCCTGGAATGCGGACATGCTCCTAGGGAAAGGGCCCCACTCCcaaaatcaaacagggttccctatAGAAGTCTATGGGCAGATCTTCCGCTGCTTCATAGGCGCCTGGAAGAAATTAACGAGCCAGGGAGAAGCTCAAGCATCTCTCAGTAacatacaccagggccccactgaaccatttGTCGAGTTCGTAGCTAGGATGCAAAACACAGCAGAAAGGATTTTCACCGACCCAGGGATAGCAGAAACTGTagtcaaacaaatgatatttgaacaatgcaaCAAAGACTGCAAGGTAATCCTAGTGCAGAACAAGGGTAAAAGCCTAACCGATTGGGTTCGTTTATGCAGGGACGCTGGCAGCCCACTAACTAGTACAACTCTAGCTGCCATGCTGGCTAGCTCACTGCGAGTAAATGCAGAACAAGCTAAGAACGCAGGAGCGAGGCAGAAAGGATGTTTCCAATGTGGAAAACcaggacacattaaaagaaattgtcCTAATATGAGCCAGCTAACCCACACTCAACAGGTGGCCAAGCTCTGTGGCCGTTGCcgtaagggaccccatcgcgcggaggactgtagatcagccttcgatgCAAACGGCAAGCGCCTCTCTGGCTGCCCGGAGCAGGcgccaaaaaacgggcagagggggtccgccttTCCGGTGGACCCCCTTGCTGGCAATACAATGATGCAACACCAGTCCAAGTCCGTGCCTCCCATGagtcagcaggactggacctctgtgccacctccacaCTCATACTGA